The Crassaminicella indica genomic interval ATATTTTTAGCGATATTACATTAGCCAAAATGAGGCCAAAATTTTTACATACAAAGGATAAAACAAGGCAGTAAATTTTTGCCAATGGTGAATAACTATTTTACTGGTGATATAATAGAATTAATAGGATAAGGATATTTTGGAGCTGATGTACTTGATAGAATTATTAAAACATCTTATTAATAATTTAGGATATGTGATTGTTATAGCTTTTTTTATTTCAAAGCTTAATACATTTCGGCAGATGATTCAAAAGGAGAAAATAGGAAGAGTTGAGACGTTGATACTAGCCTTTATATTTGGAGGAATAGGGATTATCGGAACCTATGTAGGAATTGATGTACGTGGTGCTATTGCCAATACAAGAAATATAGGTGTAATTGTAGGAGGAATTCTTTGTGGGCCATTTGTAGGAATTGTAGGGGGAATCCTTGCAGCAACACATCGGATTCTGATTGATGCTGGTGGAATTACAGCATTTCCATGTGCTATGGCAACTGCTATTGGTGGGTATTTATCTGGAATCATTTACAAAAAATCAAATATTAAAAATAGATGGTTTTATGGATTGTTAGGGGGAATTGTAGTAGAGAATTTGAGTATGACTTTTATTTTATTATTTTCAAAACCATTTCCTCTAGCATTGAGTATTGTAAAGGATATTTATGTGCCTATGGTTTTAATCAATGGAGTTGGAATTGCGATAGTGATTATGATTACAGAAAATATTTTTGAAGCAGAAGAAGAAATTGCTGCAAAACAGGCAAAGCATGCATTAGAAATTGCTAATAAAACATTGCCTTATTTTCGTGATGTAAACAATAATTCTTTAAAAAAAATCTGTGAGATCATAAAAACTTCTGTAAAAGCTGATGCTGTTTCTATAACAGATAAAAAATATATTCTTGCTCATGTAGGCAGTGGAGAGGATCATCATACTGTTGGAAAATCTATTTTGACAAGAGCAACAGAGCGAGTTATAAAGGAAGGAATTATTGAGATTTTAAATACACCTGAAGAAATAGATTGTATGGATGAAAATTGTCCATTAAAATCTGGTATTATTGTACCTCTTAAGGAAAATGAAAAAGTAATTGGCACATTAAAAATATATTATAACGATGAAAACCACATAACCTTTCGAGATATAAGCTTGGCAGAAGG includes:
- a CDS encoding sensor histidine kinase — translated: MYLIELLKHLINNLGYVIVIAFFISKLNTFRQMIQKEKIGRVETLILAFIFGGIGIIGTYVGIDVRGAIANTRNIGVIVGGILCGPFVGIVGGILAATHRILIDAGGITAFPCAMATAIGGYLSGIIYKKSNIKNRWFYGLLGGIVVENLSMTFILLFSKPFPLALSIVKDIYVPMVLINGVGIAIVIMITENIFEAEEEIAAKQAKHALEIANKTLPYFRDVNNNSLKKICEIIKTSVKADAVSITDKKYILAHVGSGEDHHTVGKSILTRATERVIKEGIIEILNTPEEIDCMDENCPLKSGIIVPLKENEKVIGTLKIYYNDENHITFRDISLAEGLSQLISTQLEISKLEKLKEMANKSEIKALQAQINPHFLFNALHTIVSFMRMDIDKARELIIDLSTYLRYNIEKGDELVSLKKELEQVRAYVKIEQARYGKKLHIIYDIDDNIDIKIPSLTIQPLVENAIKHGILKAHQDGGFIKICVKEKKDRVQIIIEDNGVGIEEEVICGIKKGKTKEGSIGLLNVHNRLELIYGKGLKIERLQKGTRISFEIYRKEG